CGCACCCCGGCGACGATCCGGGTGGTGCGGTTGTCGCTCCGGCACCCGTCGGAGTGGATGAGCCCCCGTACGAACTCCCACGGATGGGCCTCGACGATCTCCTGCTGCCAACCTTCGAGGACGATGCGCCGCTCGTGCTTCCTGCCCGGCCCGTGCTGGGGGAACAGGCACGTCCAGTGCCGTCCGTAGGCGGTCACGGCGACGCACCCCGGGCGCTGCAGGACGTACACCTTGTCGGTCGGGCGGACCGCCAGCACCGCCACCCGGCACTGTTCGATCAGCCCGGGCCAGGCGTCCGCACAGGCGATGCGCAGGTGGTGTCCGCCGCGCGGGTGCCCGCTGATGCAGCCGTCGCCCAGGTAGAGGCCCAGGAGGTAGGCGTACGCGACGGGGTCGGCCGGGCCGGAACACGGCGCCGCCTGGTTGAGCCGGGGGAGCGGATCGATGCGGTCCTGCCAGGCGCGAAGGGCGGACCGGGATATTCCCGTTTGTCTGCTGACCGAGTTCAGGCTCAGGCCCTCGCCCAGGAGTCCGAGGGCGTGCCTGCGGATGTCGATGCCGTACATGCGGCCGACGCTGCCGGGGGTATTCCGTACGCGCTGCGCATTTCGGAGGGAGGCCGCTGAAATGAGTGAAGGCCACGCGTTCTCGCGTGACCTTGGAAAGTAAGGAAAAGTGCCCCGGGTCGGACTCGAACCGACACTGAATGGGTTTTGAATCCATCGCCTGCTGCCAATTGGGCTACCGGGGCCCAGAGAATCGAAGGTTAACCCCGACCCGCTGCGAGTCCACCTTACCGCAGCTAGGTAGGCTCGGGGGAGCAGTAATGCCCCGCATCAAGGAGCCCCCGTGACCGCCGAGCACGAGTCGACGCCCACGCCCGACGCCGACCAGTCGCACGTTCCGCCGCTGACGACCCGCGTCGTCATCGCCGAGGACGAGGCGCTCATCCGTCTCGACCTCAAGGAGATGCTGGAGGAGGAGGGGTACTCCGTCGTCGGCGAGGCCGGGGACGG
Above is a window of Streptomyces subrutilus DNA encoding:
- a CDS encoding transcriptional regulator, producing the protein MYGIDIRRHALGLLGEGLSLNSVSRQTGISRSALRAWQDRIDPLPRLNQAAPCSGPADPVAYAYLLGLYLGDGCISGHPRGGHHLRIACADAWPGLIEQCRVAVLAVRPTDKVYVLQRPGCVAVTAYGRHWTCLFPQHGPGRKHERRIVLEGWQQEIVEAHPWEFVRGLIHSDGCRSDNRTTRIVAGVRRDYVYPRYFFTNRSSDITGLLTTTLDRLGVEWKRANACNVSIARRASVALMDAHVGPKH